In the Loxodonta africana isolate mLoxAfr1 chromosome 1, mLoxAfr1.hap2, whole genome shotgun sequence genome, one interval contains:
- the LOC135232806 gene encoding olfactory receptor 2W1-like, with translation MINESYFGGFILLGFSGQPQLEMIISGVVFFFYTIALMGNTAIIFLPLLDERLQTPMYFFLRNLAILDLSYTTNIVPQMLVNIWGKDKKITFGGCAFQLFASVALFTVECMLLAVMSYDRFNAVYKPLHYMTIMNPQLCQGLVAITWGIGITNCMILSPYAMSLPRCGNHHLDHYFCEISAMVKIACVGTIAMEETLFALSFFVFLAPLLLILVSYGFIAIAVLKIKSGTGRQKAFGTCSSHLFVVSIFYGTVIYMYIQPGNSPSQYEGKLLSIFYSIITPSLNPLIYTLRNKEFKEAMKRLIGKVSVETTGH, from the coding sequence atgatCAATGAAAGTTACTTTGGTGGATTTATACTCCTTGGATTCTCTGGACAGCCTCAGCTGGAGATGATCATCTCTGGGGTTGTCTTTTTCTTCTACACCATTGCCTTGATGGGAAATACAGCCATCATCTTCCTGCCATTATTGGATGAACGTCTCCaaacccccatgtactttttccttagAAATTTGGCCATCTTGGATCTCTCTTACACCACAAATATAGTCCCACAGATGTTGGTCAACATCTGGGGTaaagacaagaaaataacctTTGGTGGCTGTGCCTTTCAACTTTTTGCTAGTGTGGCACTATTCACAGTTGAATGTATGCTTCTAGCTGTGATGTCTTATGACCGGTTCAATGCTGTCTACAAACCTCTACACTATATGACCATAATGAACCCCCAGCTCTGTCAAGGCCTGGTGGCCATAACTTGGGGAATTGGGATCACTAATTGCATGATTCTTTCCCCCTATGCCATGAGCCTTCCTCGATGTGGAAACCACCACCTGGATCACTATTTTTGTGAGATCTCTGCTATGGTCAAGATTGCATGTGTAGGCACCATAGCCATGGAGGAAACTTTATTTgcattgagtttttttgttttccttgcacCACTTCTTCTCATTCTAGTTTCATATGGCTTCATTGCTATAGCTGTACTCAAAATTAAATCTGGCACAGGAAGGCAAAAAGCTTTTGGGACGTGCTCTTCCCATCTCTTTGTGGTATCCATCTTCTATGGGACTGTTATCTACATGTACATACAACCAGGAAACAGTCCATCTCAGTATGAGGGTAAACTTCTCAGTATCTTTTATTCCATTATTACTCCCAGTTTAAACCCACTGATCTACACACTAAGGAATAAGGAGTTCAAGGAAGCCATGAAGAGGCTCATTGGAAAAGTTTCTGTAGAAACAACAGGACACTAA